A region from the Neomonachus schauinslandi chromosome 2, ASM220157v2, whole genome shotgun sequence genome encodes:
- the GK2 gene encoding glycerol kinase 2 — protein MAAQKKAVVGPLVGAVVQGTNSTRFLVFNSKTADLLSHHQVELTQEFPKEGWVEQDPKEILQSVYECIERTCQKLVELNIDISNIKAIGVSNQRETTVIWDKLTGEPLYNAVVWLDLRTQPTVENLSKKIPGNNNFVKSKTGLPLSTYFSAVKLRWILDNVRQVQKAVEEGRALFGTIDSWLIWSLTGGVNGGVHCTDVTNASRTMLFNIHSLEWDKELCDFFEIPVDILPNVWSSSEIYGLLKAGALEGVPISGCLGDQSAALVGQMCFQEGQAKNTYGTGCFLLCNTGHKCVFSEHGLLTTVAYKLGRDKPVCYALEGSVAIAGAVIRWLRDNLGIIKTSEEIETLAKDVGTSYGCYFVPAFSGLYAPYWEPSARGIICGLTQFTSKNHIAFAALESVCFQTRQILDAMNRDCGVPLTHLQVDGGMTNNKILMQLQADILHIPVMKPSMTETTALGAAMVAGAAEGVGVWSLKPEDLSVIIMERFEPQIKVTESEVRYATWKKAVTKSMGWVTTQSENGDPTIFSSLPLGFFIVSSMIMLIGARYISGIP, from the coding sequence ATGGCAGCTCAGAAGAAAGCAGTTGTGGGGCCGTTGGTGGGGGCAGTGGTCCAAGGGACTAATTCCACTCGCTTTCTGGTTTTCAATTCAAAAACAGCGGATCTACTTAGTCACCATCAAGTGGAATTAACACAAGAGTTCCCAAAAGAAGGATGGGTGGAACAAGACCCAAAGGAAATTCTTCAGTCTGTCTATGAGTGTATAGAGAGAACGTGTCAGAAACTTGTTGAACTGAACATTGATATATCCAACATAAAAGCTATTGGTGTCAGCAATCAGAGGGAAACCACTGTAATCTGGGACAAGTTAACTGGAGAGCCTCTCTACAATGCTGTGGTGTGGCTTGATCTAAGAACCCAGCCTACCGTTGAAAATCTTAGTAAAAAAATTCCAGGAAATAATAACTTTGTCAAGTCCAAGACAGGCCTTCCACTTAGCACTTACTTCAGTGCAGTGAAACTTCGTTGGATTCTTGACAATGTGAGGCAAGTTCAAAAGGCTGTTGAAGAAGGTAGAGCTCTTTTTGGTACCATTGATTCATGGCTTATCTGGAGTTTGACAGGAGGAGTTAATGGAGGTGTCCATTGTACAGATGTAACAAATGCAAGCAGGACAATGCTTTTCAACATCCATTCTTTGGAATGGGATAAAGAGCTCTGTGACTTTTTTGAGATTCCAGTGGACATTCTTCCAAATGTATGGAGCTCTTCTGAGATCTATGGCCTATTGAAAGCTGGGGCCTTGGAAGGTGTGCCGATATCTGGGTGCTTGGGGGACCAGTCTGCTGCACTGGTAGGACAAATGTGCTTCCAAGAGGGACAAGCCAAAAACACGTATGGGACAGGCTGTTTCTTACTATGTAATACAGGTCATAAGTGTGTATTTTCTGAACATGGCCTTCTGACCACAGTGGCTTATAAACTAGGCAGAGACAAGCCAGTATGTTATGCATTGGAAGGTTCTGTTGCTATAGCTGGTGCTGTTATTCGTTGGTTAAGAGACAATCTTGGAATTATAAAGACCTCAGAAGAAATTGAAACACTTGCTAAAGACGTAGGTACTTCTTACGGCTGCTATTTTGTGCCAGCCTTTTCAGGGTTATATGCACCTTATTGGGAGCCCAGTGCAAGAGGAATAATCTGTGGTCTCACTCAGTTTACCAGTAAAAATCatattgcttttgctgcattagAATCTGTTTGTTTCCAAACCCGACAGATTTTGGATGCCATGAACCGTGACTGTGGAGTTCCCCTCACTCATTTGCAGGTAGATGGAGGAATGACCAACAACAAAATTCTTATGCAACTACAAGCAGACATTCTGCATATTCCAGTAATGAAGCCCTCTATGACTGAAACAACTGCACTGGGAGCTGCCATGGTTGCAGGAGCTGCAGAAGGGGTGGGAGTTTGGAGTCTTAAACCTGAGGATTTGTCAGTCATCATTATGGAACGGTTCGAGCCACAGATCAAGGTGACAGAAAGTGAAGTTCGTTATGCTACGTGGAAGAAAGCTGTGACGAAGTCAATGGGCTGGGTTACAACTCAGTCTGAAAATGGTGATCCTACCATCTTCTCTAGTCTGCCCTTGGGCTTTTTTATAGTGAGTAGCATGATAATGTTAATTGGAGCAAGATATATCTCAGGTATACCATAA